Proteins co-encoded in one Corynebacterium tuberculostearicum genomic window:
- the gndA gene encoding NADP-dependent phosphogluconate dehydrogenase, with translation MTDKNELAQIGVVGLAVMGSNLARNFARNGNTVAVYNRSPEKTHALIEVYGEEGNFVPSETIEDFVASLERPRKAIIMVKAGKATDAVIDQLAEAMDEGDIIIDGGNALFTDTIRREKEVAARGKHFVGAGISGGEEGALNGPAIMPGGPKESWETLGPILESIAANVDGTPCVTHIGPDGAGHFVKMVHNGIEYADMQVIGEAYQLLRYGAGMEPAEIAEVFCEWNSGDLDSYLIEITAEVLAQKDPETGAPLVDVIVDAAGQKGTGRWTAINGLELGVPITGIAESVFARALSSSTAQRTAAQEGHLPSGTIKKLDVDKAEFIEDVRRALYAAKLIAYSQGFDEIKAGSEEFGWDVDPRDLATIWRGGCIIRAKFLDRIRAAYDNNADLPALILDPYFKGELEDLIDPWRRVVVAATQLGLPAPVFASSLSYYDSLRAERLPAALIQGQRDFFGAHTFQRTDKPGAFHIEWSGDRGLTETD, from the coding sequence ATGACTGATAAGAATGAACTTGCTCAGATTGGCGTCGTGGGATTGGCGGTAATGGGTTCTAACTTGGCCCGTAACTTTGCCCGCAACGGCAATACCGTCGCGGTATATAATCGCAGCCCTGAAAAGACCCACGCGCTCATTGAAGTCTACGGTGAAGAAGGCAACTTCGTACCTTCGGAGACCATCGAGGATTTCGTGGCTTCCTTGGAGCGCCCGCGCAAGGCCATCATCATGGTTAAGGCGGGCAAGGCTACTGATGCAGTCATCGATCAGCTCGCTGAGGCCATGGATGAGGGCGATATCATCATCGACGGCGGCAATGCCTTGTTCACTGACACCATCCGCCGCGAAAAGGAAGTAGCCGCCCGCGGCAAGCACTTCGTCGGTGCAGGTATTTCCGGGGGCGAGGAAGGCGCGCTCAATGGCCCCGCCATCATGCCCGGCGGCCCTAAGGAATCCTGGGAAACCCTCGGCCCGATCCTAGAGTCCATCGCCGCCAACGTGGATGGAACTCCATGTGTGACCCACATTGGCCCAGATGGCGCCGGCCATTTTGTCAAGATGGTCCACAACGGTATCGAATACGCCGATATGCAGGTCATCGGTGAGGCTTATCAGCTGCTTCGCTACGGCGCAGGCATGGAGCCAGCCGAAATAGCAGAGGTATTCTGCGAATGGAATTCTGGTGACCTCGATTCCTACCTCATTGAAATCACCGCTGAGGTTCTGGCACAAAAGGACCCAGAGACCGGAGCCCCGCTTGTCGACGTCATTGTAGACGCCGCCGGCCAGAAGGGTACCGGCCGCTGGACCGCCATCAACGGCCTAGAGCTTGGCGTTCCGATTACCGGAATCGCCGAATCCGTCTTCGCCCGAGCGCTATCCTCTTCCACCGCTCAGCGCACCGCCGCCCAAGAAGGCCATCTGCCCTCCGGCACCATCAAGAAGCTGGACGTAGACAAGGCAGAGTTCATCGAAGACGTGCGCCGAGCCCTCTATGCTGCCAAGCTCATCGCCTACTCCCAGGGTTTTGATGAGATCAAGGCTGGCTCTGAGGAATTCGGTTGGGACGTTGACCCGCGCGACCTTGCCACCATTTGGCGTGGCGGCTGCATCATCCGCGCCAAGTTCCTGGATCGCATCCGCGCAGCCTACGACAATAATGCAGACCTGCCCGCCCTCATTCTCGACCCCTATTTCAAGGGCGAGCTGGAAGACCTCATCGACCCATGGCGCCGAGTAGTCGTCGCCGCTACCCAGTTGGGCCTGCCGGCCCCGGTCTTTGCATCTTCCCTCTCATACTACGACAGCCTGCGCGCAGAGCGCCTGCCCGCCGCCCTCATCCAAGGACAGCGCGACTTCTTCGGCGCACACACCTTCCAGCGCACCGATAAGCCAGGAGCCTTCCATATTGAGTGGTCCGGCGACCGCGGCTTGACCGAGACCGACTAG
- a CDS encoding DEAD/DEAH box helicase, protein MTTFADLGLPQRLVHVLQNQGITEPFPIQRAAIPDALAGKDVLGRGPTGSGKTYTFGLPMLARLAGAGASKPAHPRGLILAPTRELATQIYQRLDEPAATLGLRVLAVVGGVNINHHIRSLARPVDVLVATPGRAQDLVNQHKLHLDAVQITALDEADQMADMGFLPQVRKLLRLTPARGQRLLFSATLDGDVNKLVEQFLHDPVVHSTAPVRAAVDSMSHHLFFVGDRPARNEVVLRIAARQGKTIMFMRTKHGVDRQVKKLRRAGINAYPLHGDKGQGARTHAIEGFADGSVPVLVATDIAARGIDIADVSLVVHVDPPAEHKAYLHRAGRTARGGAAGTVVTLVMDEQRKEVATLINKAGVMATEHDISKRDNPAGAPALKEVTGARKPNGPALPPPGQAATQKPKNAAKSSNSQRRRPSAKAARRRHH, encoded by the coding sequence ATGACTACCTTTGCCGATCTCGGCTTACCCCAGCGCCTGGTGCACGTACTGCAAAACCAAGGCATCACCGAACCATTTCCAATTCAACGCGCAGCGATTCCCGACGCCCTCGCGGGCAAAGATGTGCTCGGCCGCGGTCCTACAGGTTCTGGTAAAACCTATACCTTCGGCCTGCCCATGCTAGCGCGTCTCGCTGGAGCAGGCGCCTCCAAACCCGCGCATCCCCGGGGGCTAATTCTCGCCCCGACCCGCGAGTTGGCCACCCAGATTTACCAACGCCTTGATGAACCAGCAGCAACTCTTGGTCTACGAGTACTCGCCGTGGTGGGCGGTGTAAATATCAATCACCATATCCGCTCGCTCGCGCGCCCCGTTGATGTTCTCGTTGCCACCCCTGGGCGTGCCCAAGACCTCGTTAATCAACACAAGCTGCACCTGGATGCGGTGCAGATCACCGCGCTTGACGAGGCCGACCAAATGGCCGATATGGGCTTTTTGCCCCAGGTGCGCAAACTTCTGCGCCTGACTCCGGCTAGGGGGCAGCGCTTGCTATTCTCCGCGACACTCGACGGGGATGTCAACAAGCTGGTGGAGCAATTCCTCCACGACCCAGTTGTCCACTCCACCGCCCCGGTTCGGGCCGCCGTGGATTCCATGTCCCATCATCTCTTCTTCGTCGGCGACCGCCCCGCCCGAAACGAAGTAGTATTACGCATTGCTGCACGCCAGGGCAAAACCATCATGTTCATGCGCACAAAACACGGCGTGGATAGACAGGTCAAAAAATTGCGGCGCGCTGGTATTAACGCTTATCCACTGCATGGCGATAAAGGCCAAGGCGCGCGTACCCACGCTATTGAAGGCTTTGCCGATGGCAGCGTGCCTGTATTGGTCGCCACCGATATTGCTGCTCGCGGTATCGATATTGCGGACGTTTCCCTTGTCGTTCATGTCGATCCCCCCGCAGAGCACAAAGCCTATCTCCATCGCGCTGGCCGCACCGCACGCGGCGGAGCAGCGGGCACGGTGGTTACTTTGGTGATGGATGAACAACGCAAGGAAGTAGCAACGCTTATTAACAAAGCTGGCGTCATGGCTACTGAGCACGATATTTCTAAGCGTGACAATCCTGCAGGCGCGCCGGCGCTCAAGGAGGTTACGGGAGCCCGCAAACCTAATGGTCCTGCGCTTCCCCCACCTGGGCAGGCCGCCACGCAGAAACCGAAGAACGCTGCAAAGAGCTCCAATTCCCAACGCCGCCGTCCCAGTGCTAAAGCTGCTCGTCGCCGGCACCACTAA
- a CDS encoding 3-methyladenine DNA glycosylase, translated as MHILRPDDWAAQLHEHEKQATDRLERFRYPGSYHPVFDFLFEYYPVRPSHLKRWHPGVGIALEGTPPHTEWRDYRTTEDGVTVDLANFLQRRGSSVRYISNLLRSSAGNPAHFDCFGLHEWAMVYHTDSPRHSLPLRLGAEGTNRVVDEHAIKCSHYDAFRFFTPPARPLNLTVLHREDQPANDQAGCVHVTMDLYKWAWKLGPLVPGKLFLECLDLAIAARILDMEASPYDCRDWGLGIVPIETPEGKAEYVSRQRELAHRAQPLRERLVAVIDQALAPLQ; from the coding sequence ATGCATATCTTGCGCCCAGATGACTGGGCTGCTCAACTGCATGAACATGAAAAGCAAGCTACGGACCGCTTGGAACGCTTCCGGTATCCTGGCAGCTACCACCCTGTCTTCGATTTCCTTTTTGAGTACTATCCAGTCCGGCCTTCCCATCTGAAACGCTGGCATCCGGGTGTAGGCATTGCCCTAGAAGGCACTCCGCCTCACACCGAGTGGCGCGATTACCGCACCACCGAAGACGGTGTAACCGTAGACCTTGCCAACTTTCTGCAGCGCCGTGGCAGTTCGGTTCGCTATATCTCCAACCTCCTGCGCAGCTCTGCAGGCAACCCGGCACACTTTGATTGCTTTGGGCTCCATGAATGGGCGATGGTTTACCACACAGACTCCCCGCGCCACTCGCTGCCGTTGCGCCTGGGCGCGGAAGGGACTAACCGCGTCGTCGACGAGCACGCGATTAAGTGCTCCCACTATGATGCCTTTCGCTTCTTTACTCCACCCGCTCGACCCCTCAATCTGACGGTTCTTCACCGCGAGGATCAACCCGCCAATGATCAGGCTGGCTGTGTTCACGTCACCATGGACCTCTATAAATGGGCGTGGAAGCTCGGACCCTTAGTACCAGGAAAGCTTTTTCTCGAATGCTTAGATTTGGCAATCGCGGCACGCATCCTCGATATGGAGGCCTCTCCCTACGATTGCCGGGATTGGGGCCTTGGCATTGTGCCGATTGAAACACCAGAGGGAAAGGCAGAATATGTATCGCGGCAGCGCGAACTAGCCCACCGAGCCCAACCACTGCGCGAGCGGCTTGTCGCTGTGATAGATCAGGCACTCGCCCCGCTACAATGA
- a CDS encoding VWA domain-containing protein, which translates to MARHSNGKNSFAVAGWVIAVAIIALLAIAALVAFLLRGGTDDGSDSSAAPAAVESGSETAPDTTESAASSVTSATATSASATKSSSPKSSSAPMPKPGVAMAANTLLLLDTSSSMTPFFGPVSQALGTTASDLANDGSTVSLWNYSSPISETATVGFRQNLGFGDGNAVAGTLGGFGTGGVPQTRSAVVAAVANAADQAAGNGDKARVLVVTTGTQQDMDDAQFTAALKDATYKDVSLSVVHVGEGSIDDALKSAADDFTSVDSADEAKLSGAFNKAVGI; encoded by the coding sequence ATGGCACGGCACTCAAACGGGAAGAATAGCTTCGCAGTAGCGGGATGGGTTATTGCAGTGGCCATTATCGCGCTGCTGGCCATCGCTGCTCTAGTGGCGTTCCTTCTACGAGGTGGCACCGATGATGGCAGCGATTCCTCTGCTGCCCCAGCGGCAGTAGAAAGCGGCTCTGAAACAGCGCCGGATACTACCGAATCGGCTGCTTCCAGCGTCACTTCTGCTACGGCAACGAGTGCCTCCGCGACAAAGAGTTCCTCCCCTAAGTCCAGTTCCGCTCCGATGCCCAAACCCGGTGTAGCCATGGCAGCCAATACATTACTGCTTCTGGATACCTCTTCCTCTATGACCCCATTTTTTGGTCCCGTCTCCCAAGCCTTGGGCACCACCGCGTCCGACTTGGCCAACGACGGAAGCACAGTTTCGTTGTGGAACTACTCCTCTCCTATTTCAGAGACCGCAACAGTTGGCTTCCGCCAAAATTTGGGCTTCGGTGATGGCAATGCTGTAGCCGGCACCCTCGGTGGCTTTGGCACTGGCGGTGTACCGCAAACTCGGAGCGCCGTGGTAGCCGCAGTGGCCAATGCTGCTGATCAAGCCGCTGGCAACGGCGACAAGGCACGCGTGCTCGTGGTAACTACTGGTACGCAGCAGGATATGGACGATGCCCAGTTCACGGCAGCGCTTAAAGACGCCACCTACAAGGACGTTTCCTTAAGCGTTGTGCATGTGGGCGAAGGCAGTATCGATGATGCGCTTAAGTCTGCAGCGGACGACTTTACCTCTGTTGATTCCGCAGATGAAGCCAAGCTCTCGGGTGCATTTAATAAGGCCGTAGGCATCTAA
- a CDS encoding MerR family transcriptional regulator: MSINEDSQSESTYVQESLFDVGPDEEVGYRVPIACQVAGITYRQLDYWARTNLVNPSIRTARGSGSQRLYSFKDVLVLKIVKRLLDTGISLQNIRLAVESLRDRGVNDLAELTLVSDGTTVYECRSNDEVIDLLAGGQGVFGIAVPGILKELSGTISSFPSERIEDFAEDNVVGLDELAARRQRKSS; encoded by the coding sequence GTGAGCATTAACGAGGACTCTCAGTCTGAATCCACCTATGTCCAGGAATCTCTCTTTGACGTCGGGCCAGACGAAGAAGTGGGCTACCGTGTTCCCATTGCCTGCCAAGTCGCTGGCATCACTTATCGCCAGCTGGACTACTGGGCACGCACTAACTTGGTGAACCCATCCATCCGCACGGCCCGCGGTTCGGGCTCCCAACGTCTGTACTCCTTCAAGGATGTCTTGGTTCTTAAGATCGTCAAGCGCCTTCTCGATACCGGAATTTCCTTGCAGAATATTCGCTTGGCAGTTGAATCCCTGCGGGATCGCGGGGTGAATGATCTGGCAGAGCTTACCCTCGTTTCCGATGGCACCACCGTCTATGAGTGCCGTTCCAACGATGAGGTGATTGACTTGCTTGCCGGGGGCCAAGGCGTCTTCGGTATCGCAGTTCCGGGCATCCTCAAGGAATTGTCCGGCACCATTTCTTCCTTCCCTTCCGAGCGCATCGAAGACTTCGCCGAGGACAACGTGGTGGGCCTCGACGAGCTGGCGGCTCGCCGCCAGCGCAAGAGTTCCTAA
- a CDS encoding bifunctional nuclease family protein, whose translation MSDVTLEFHGIHQVGPEDDVCALLRWPEENRLIPVWISPIEGLQLAAVLDGHQPNRPTSHDLICEVLEGTGGVEVIEIANYHQGTFMVDVKAPNGEVYDSRLSDALAVSEYFHIPITAEPDLLAQVSVYASDADLKEYFNLEISTPSSSDSGPSSENAQSSTSASGNAQADADFEAMMRSLGMEEKDFLSGDDDEKS comes from the coding sequence ATGAGTGATGTAACCCTAGAGTTCCACGGCATTCACCAAGTTGGCCCCGAAGATGATGTGTGCGCCCTGTTGCGCTGGCCCGAAGAGAATCGGTTAATTCCCGTATGGATTTCTCCCATTGAAGGCCTGCAATTGGCCGCAGTTTTGGACGGCCACCAGCCTAACCGCCCAACCTCCCACGATCTGATTTGCGAGGTCTTAGAAGGCACCGGCGGGGTAGAGGTTATTGAAATCGCTAACTACCACCAGGGCACGTTCATGGTGGATGTTAAGGCTCCGAATGGCGAAGTTTACGATTCCCGCCTGAGTGACGCGCTTGCAGTGTCCGAATATTTCCATATTCCCATTACTGCAGAGCCTGATCTTCTTGCGCAGGTATCCGTATACGCCAGTGACGCGGATTTGAAGGAGTACTTTAACCTGGAGATTTCTACCCCCTCTTCAAGTGATTCCGGTCCGAGTAGCGAAAACGCTCAATCTTCTACGTCAGCATCAGGAAATGCGCAGGCAGATGCGGATTTTGAAGCCATGATGAGGTCATTGGGTATGGAGGAAAAGGATTTCCTTTCGGGGGATGATGACGAAAAAAGTTAA
- the ftsR gene encoding transcriptional regulator FtsR produces the protein MSAANSSAAAVRRTSPKAKKSKTMSIGVVLETLNQQFPDVTVSKIRFLESEGLISPQRTASGYRRFTQEDVDRLRYILTTQRDNYTPLKVIREQLEAMDSGQVTAIVSAGNAETLVSPQQFKAPVVTRLTDAEVATQAGASEEDVASLVKYGLIGPDAAGFFNTDDVAIVSAAVALKAFGFGARELKSLRNNARRQADLISQVAAPVAHSNSDTAHQKAEEISQQMTALVVSLHATLVKSDLRDEYHA, from the coding sequence GTGAGCGCAGCAAATTCTTCGGCAGCAGCAGTACGCCGCACCAGCCCAAAAGCTAAGAAGTCTAAGACTATGTCCATTGGCGTGGTCTTAGAGACGCTGAATCAGCAATTCCCTGACGTCACTGTGTCAAAGATTCGGTTCCTCGAATCTGAGGGACTCATCAGCCCGCAGCGTACAGCCTCGGGCTATCGCCGCTTCACGCAAGAAGATGTTGATCGCCTGCGCTATATCCTGACGACGCAGCGCGATAACTACACCCCGTTGAAAGTGATCCGCGAGCAGCTGGAAGCAATGGATTCCGGCCAAGTCACTGCCATCGTCTCTGCGGGAAACGCGGAAACGTTGGTTTCCCCGCAGCAGTTTAAAGCCCCTGTGGTCACGCGTTTGACCGATGCAGAGGTAGCTACGCAGGCGGGTGCCAGCGAGGAAGATGTGGCTTCTTTGGTCAAATACGGCCTTATCGGGCCTGATGCCGCCGGCTTTTTCAATACCGACGACGTGGCTATTGTCTCTGCTGCTGTGGCGCTTAAGGCCTTTGGCTTCGGTGCACGTGAGCTAAAGTCACTGCGCAATAATGCGCGCCGGCAGGCGGATCTAATTTCTCAGGTGGCCGCTCCAGTAGCTCACTCCAACTCGGATACTGCCCACCAGAAGGCCGAGGAGATTTCTCAGCAGATGACCGCCCTCGTAGTGTCTTTGCACGCTACGTTGGTGAAATCGGATCTGCGCGACGAATACCACGCCTAA
- the odhI gene encoding oxoglutarate dehydrogenase inhibitor Odhl, translating to MSENTGTPEPQVETTSVFRADLLKEMENGANGADAAATGTDNLEEGQALLVVKRGPNAGARFLLDQATTTAGRHPEADIFLDDVTVSRRHAEFRKNDDGQFEVVDVGSLNGTYVNREPRNSQVLEVGDEIQIGKFRLVFIANQN from the coding sequence ATGAGCGAGAACACCGGAACCCCGGAACCACAGGTAGAGACCACATCTGTATTCCGCGCAGACCTGCTCAAGGAGATGGAAAACGGCGCTAACGGGGCCGATGCTGCGGCAACCGGCACCGATAACCTGGAAGAAGGCCAGGCTCTATTGGTGGTCAAGCGTGGCCCTAACGCAGGAGCCCGTTTCCTATTGGATCAGGCAACCACTACCGCCGGCCGCCACCCCGAGGCGGATATTTTCCTCGATGACGTTACGGTATCCCGCCGCCACGCAGAGTTCCGCAAGAACGATGACGGCCAGTTTGAGGTCGTTGACGTAGGATCCCTCAACGGCACCTACGTTAACCGAGAGCCCCGTAACTCCCAGGTTCTTGAGGTGGGAGACGAGATTCAGATTGGGAAGTTCCGTCTAGTGTTCATTGCTAACCAGAACTAA
- the secA2 gene encoding accessory Sec system translocase SecA2 encodes MGAFDWFWKAMGSQSERNDKKSKAIVGSADDAARTLSQKDDATVAQAARDAVQGGEVADKTKFLAALAVACERTLGMNPFNVQSQAVLRLLTGDVIQMATGEGKTLVGAMAATGFALTGKRVHVVTVNNYLAARDAEWMRPVVEFFGLSVASVTEGMTPDERRVAYAQNIVYAPVNELGFDLLRDNQITDRSQTVQVAGDVALVDEADSVLVDEALVPLVLAGNRPGEAPTGHITNVVSRLREKLDYSISEDGRTVQLTEAGARRVEQELGIDSLYSEENIGTILVKVNLALHAKALLIRDIHYIVVDGKLQLIDASRGRVADLQRWPDGLQAAVEAKEGLEVSEGGRILDTITLQELMRRYPLVCGMTGTAVEATDQLRQFYGLHVSVIDRNKPLQRFDEQDRIFATVDDKSAAIVAEIATIHSTGQPILVGTQDVAESEDLADALRERGIEVNVLNAKNDEQEAQIVAEAGDIGRVTVSTQMAGRGTDIKLGGANEADHDAVAELGGLAVIGTSRHRTARLDNQLRGRAGRQGDPGLSLFFVSLEDDVVQQGGEGETVRAQPAEDGRIESKRISDFVAHCQRVTEGQLLEIHAQTWKYNQLLADQRIIIDERRAKLLDTDQAWQELSQRAPERTAELREVPEEARIKAAREIMLYHLDLAWADHLELMDDVRESIHLRAIARETPIDEYHRIAVREFKDLAQRAVDKSVETFRTVLIDAAGAHLDDADLARPSATWTYMVSDNPLAGKGNSVLSGIGNIFR; translated from the coding sequence ATGGGCGCGTTTGATTGGTTCTGGAAAGCGATGGGCTCACAAAGCGAGCGCAACGATAAGAAATCCAAGGCCATTGTGGGTTCGGCTGATGATGCAGCCCGCACTTTGAGCCAGAAGGATGACGCAACTGTAGCCCAAGCCGCACGTGATGCCGTCCAAGGCGGCGAGGTCGCGGATAAGACAAAGTTCCTCGCGGCCCTAGCGGTGGCGTGCGAGCGCACCTTGGGCATGAATCCCTTTAACGTGCAGTCGCAGGCGGTGTTGCGCCTTTTAACCGGCGATGTCATCCAGATGGCGACCGGCGAGGGTAAGACCCTAGTGGGTGCGATGGCTGCTACCGGCTTCGCTCTTACCGGAAAGCGCGTCCATGTAGTTACCGTTAATAACTATCTTGCCGCCCGTGACGCTGAGTGGATGCGTCCCGTGGTGGAGTTTTTTGGCTTAAGCGTTGCCTCGGTGACCGAGGGAATGACTCCGGACGAGCGCCGTGTCGCCTACGCCCAGAATATTGTTTATGCACCTGTTAATGAGCTCGGCTTTGACCTCCTGCGCGATAATCAGATCACCGACCGCTCCCAAACTGTGCAGGTTGCTGGCGATGTTGCCCTCGTCGATGAGGCTGATTCCGTGCTCGTCGATGAGGCCCTAGTGCCCTTAGTTCTGGCTGGCAACCGGCCGGGCGAAGCCCCAACAGGGCACATCACTAATGTGGTCTCCCGACTACGCGAGAAGCTAGACTACTCCATCTCGGAGGACGGCCGCACCGTTCAATTGACCGAGGCCGGTGCCCGCCGTGTGGAGCAAGAATTGGGCATTGATTCGCTGTATTCCGAAGAGAATATTGGCACCATCTTGGTGAAAGTCAACCTTGCGCTACACGCAAAGGCACTCCTTATTCGAGATATTCACTACATCGTCGTCGATGGCAAGCTGCAGCTTATCGACGCCTCCCGGGGCCGCGTAGCCGACTTGCAACGGTGGCCCGATGGCCTCCAGGCGGCAGTAGAGGCCAAGGAAGGCCTGGAGGTTTCCGAGGGTGGGCGCATCCTCGATACCATCACCCTGCAGGAATTGATGCGGCGCTATCCACTTGTGTGTGGCATGACCGGTACCGCGGTGGAGGCGACCGACCAGCTGCGGCAGTTTTACGGACTCCATGTATCCGTAATCGATCGCAATAAGCCGCTGCAGCGCTTTGATGAGCAAGACCGCATTTTTGCGACGGTGGATGATAAGTCTGCTGCCATTGTGGCGGAAATTGCCACCATTCACTCCACGGGCCAGCCGATCCTTGTTGGTACACAGGATGTTGCCGAGTCCGAAGATCTGGCAGATGCTTTGCGGGAGCGGGGCATTGAGGTCAACGTACTCAACGCCAAAAATGATGAACAGGAAGCACAGATAGTCGCCGAGGCCGGAGATATCGGCCGCGTCACGGTCTCTACTCAGATGGCCGGGCGCGGCACTGATATTAAGTTGGGCGGCGCTAACGAAGCCGACCATGATGCAGTTGCGGAACTGGGCGGTTTGGCGGTTATTGGTACCTCTCGGCACCGCACCGCCCGTCTGGATAACCAGTTGCGTGGCCGCGCGGGCCGCCAGGGCGATCCGGGGTTGTCGCTGTTTTTTGTCTCACTCGAAGATGATGTGGTCCAACAGGGTGGCGAGGGCGAAACTGTCCGTGCCCAACCGGCAGAAGACGGGCGTATCGAATCTAAACGGATTAGTGATTTTGTAGCACACTGCCAGCGAGTGACCGAGGGCCAACTACTCGAAATTCATGCCCAGACCTGGAAATATAATCAGCTCCTAGCCGATCAGCGCATCATTATTGATGAGCGCCGAGCCAAACTATTGGATACTGATCAAGCCTGGCAGGAACTATCCCAACGCGCTCCGGAGCGCACTGCAGAGCTACGGGAGGTCCCTGAGGAAGCACGCATCAAGGCCGCGCGCGAAATCATGCTCTATCACCTGGATTTGGCGTGGGCCGACCACCTGGAGCTTATGGACGATGTGCGCGAGTCGATCCACCTGCGCGCCATCGCACGAGAGACTCCGATCGATGAGTACCACCGCATTGCGGTGAGGGAGTTTAAGGACTTGGCCCAGCGGGCCGTCGACAAGTCTGTGGAGACTTTCCGCACAGTGCTTATCGACGCCGCTGGGGCGCACCTCGATGACGCCGACCTCGCGCGTCCGAGTGCTACATGGACCTACATGGTGTCCGATAACCCCCTAGCGGGCAAGGGAAATTCCGTGCTGAGCGGCATCGGAAACATTTTCCGGTGA
- a CDS encoding alpha/beta hydrolase family protein, giving the protein MQSVNVKLPSSQGTEMAGTIDFPDSPPIAYAIFAHCFAGSRHTPGAARTAKQLTEFGIATLRFDFPGLGQSAGEFGDTTFSQNVDDIHAAAAWLTENYSAPQLLMGHSLGGAAALKAATTMKSLKAVATIGAPFDPAHSVLHYADKIGEVDANGEVEVVLGGRGLIISRKFLEDLADTNPEEYLPKLRKPLMVLHSPIDQTVGIDNAQNIFLLTRYPKSLVSLDKADHLLTKQGTAARAADLIGAWAEQFIVPDYRPAEVGTDAAVAQPATGTSFGVVVRHNDHNLSADRTKKNGGKGKGFTAEGLVMSALATASIQAIKEAGKKLALDDVHVGVTQTGPTAFERRIELAGDLSAEEESTLRSAAKDTDVERMLGSVTIVDAH; this is encoded by the coding sequence ATGCAATCCGTCAATGTAAAGCTGCCTTCGAGCCAGGGGACCGAGATGGCCGGAACCATCGATTTTCCGGATTCTCCCCCGATCGCCTATGCCATTTTTGCCCATTGCTTCGCCGGCTCCCGCCATACTCCCGGCGCTGCCCGCACCGCGAAGCAGCTCACCGAGTTCGGCATCGCTACCCTGCGTTTCGATTTTCCGGGATTGGGACAGTCCGCCGGTGAATTTGGAGATACGACTTTTAGTCAAAACGTCGACGACATCCACGCCGCCGCCGCGTGGCTGACGGAAAACTATTCTGCGCCGCAATTGCTTATGGGGCACTCCCTAGGCGGCGCCGCTGCCCTAAAGGCCGCCACCACTATGAAGTCCCTCAAGGCGGTAGCTACCATCGGTGCGCCCTTTGACCCAGCTCACTCCGTGCTTCATTATGCGGATAAGATTGGCGAGGTCGACGCCAATGGCGAGGTTGAAGTCGTGCTCGGCGGCCGCGGCCTCATCATTTCCCGGAAGTTCTTGGAAGACTTGGCGGATACTAATCCCGAGGAATACTTGCCAAAGCTACGCAAGCCATTGATGGTGCTGCATTCCCCCATTGACCAAACCGTGGGCATTGATAATGCTCAAAATATCTTCTTGCTCACCCGTTACCCTAAATCTTTGGTGTCTCTCGACAAGGCCGATCACCTGCTTACGAAACAAGGTACCGCAGCTAGGGCCGCAGATCTCATTGGCGCTTGGGCTGAGCAGTTTATCGTCCCAGATTATCGGCCTGCAGAAGTTGGTACCGATGCCGCCGTTGCGCAACCGGCCACTGGCACTAGTTTCGGCGTGGTAGTGCGCCATAACGACCATAACCTCAGCGCCGATCGCACCAAGAAGAACGGAGGCAAGGGCAAAGGCTTTACGGCGGAGGGCCTTGTCATGTCCGCGCTAGCCACCGCCTCCATCCAGGCCATCAAGGAGGCCGGTAAAAAGCTTGCGCTTGACGACGTCCACGTCGGTGTCACTCAAACGGGCCCCACCGCCTTTGAACGCCGCATCGAGCTTGCCGGCGACCTCTCCGCGGAGGAGGAATCCACACTGCGCTCTGCCGCGAAGGATACCGATGTCGAGCGCATGCTCGGCAGCGTCACCATTGTGGATGCTCACTGA
- a CDS encoding YchJ family protein, translating into MPAHDPSRRCPCGTGLSYGECCGKYHSGSNAPTAESLMRSRFSAFVTGDEDYLLRTWDPDTRPATLDLADSPIRFYRLDILGTQGGGLLDNSGVVEFEAFYKGAAVGSHRERSSFRRLGGAWVYSTGEF; encoded by the coding sequence ATGCCGGCCCACGATCCATCGCGCCGCTGCCCGTGCGGAACTGGACTTTCCTACGGCGAGTGCTGCGGCAAGTACCATTCCGGTTCCAATGCGCCCACCGCGGAATCACTCATGCGCTCGCGGTTTAGCGCCTTTGTTACTGGTGACGAGGATTACCTGCTGCGCACCTGGGATCCCGATACTCGCCCTGCGACCCTCGACTTAGCGGATTCTCCCATCAGGTTTTACCGACTCGATATCCTCGGCACGCAAGGCGGTGGTTTATTGGATAATTCGGGAGTGGTGGAGTTTGAGGCCTTTTATAAGGGAGCAGCCGTCGGTTCGCACCGGGAGCGTTCCTCATTCCGCCGTTTAGGTGGCGCCTGGGTGTACTCCACCGGCGAGTTTTAA